A region of Anolis carolinensis isolate JA03-04 unplaced genomic scaffold, rAnoCar3.1.pri scaffold_7, whole genome shotgun sequence DNA encodes the following proteins:
- the rab14 gene encoding ras-related protein Rab-14, protein MATAPYNYSYIFKYIIIGDMGVGKSCLLHQFTEKKFMADCPHTIGVEFGTRIIEVSGQKIKLQIWDTAGQERFRAVTRSYYRGAAGALMVYDITRRSTYNHLSSWLTDARNLTNPNTVIILIGNKADLEAQRDVTYEEAKQFAEENGLLFLEASAKTGENVEDAFLEAAKKIYQNIQDGSLDLNAAESGVQHKPSAPQGGRLTSEPQPQREGCGC, encoded by the exons ATGGCAACTGCACCTTACAACTATTCCTACATTTTTAAGTACATCATTATCG GGGACATGGGTGTAGGAAAGTCCTGCTTGCTCCACCAATTTACAGAAAAGAAAT TTATGGCGGATTGTCCCCATACAATTGGTGTTGAGTTTGGTACAAGAATAATTGAAGTTAGTGGCCAAAAAATTAAGCTGCAGATCTGGGATACGGCAGGACAAGAGCGATTCCGGGCTGTCACGCGGAGCTACTACAGAGGAGCAGCAGGGGCGCTTATGGTCTACGATATTACTAG aaGAAGCACATATAATCATCTAAGCAGTTGGCTGACGGATGCAAGGAACCTAACTAATCCAAATACT GTGATCATTCTTATAGGAAACAAAGCAGACTTGGAGGCCCAGCGGGATGTGACGTACGAAGAAGCCAAGCAGTTTGCTGAGGAAAATG GGTTGCTGTTTCTCGAAGCCAGTGCAAAAAC GGGGGAGAACGTGGAGGACGCCTTCCTGGAGGCGGCCAAGAAGATCTACCAGAACATCCAGGACGGGAGCCTGGACCTCAACGCGGCCGAATCGGGCGTCCAGCACAAGCCCTCGGCCCCTCAGGGCGGGCGGCTAACCAGCGAACCCCAGCCCCAGAGAGAAGGCTGCGGATGCTAG